The Lactuca sativa cultivar Salinas chromosome 2, Lsat_Salinas_v11, whole genome shotgun sequence genome includes a window with the following:
- the LOC111898561 gene encoding receptor-like kinase TMK3, with product MADHQHHHHQMKLLVTVTFLYPYLVSLVYSATDPGDLAILNQFRKGLKNPELLEWPVNGDDPCGPPSWPHVFCSQTRVSQIQVQGMNLKGVLPSNLNQLSMLTNLGLQKNQFTGDLPSLNGLSELRWAYFDYNQFDSIPSDFFNGLDSLEVLALDNNPLNATTGWSVPIDLQNSAQLQNLSLMSCNLAGPLPEFLGGMQSLGALKLSMNRISGGIPATFNESGVRILWLNGQSGEGMSGSIDVIGTMTSLTSLWLHGNHFSGKIPDSIGDLTELKEFDVNSNDLIGLIPDSLASLTLDKLDLNNNHFMGPIPNFKASNFTYSSNQFCQPDPGVPCSPETTALLSFLDGLNYPARLVSTWSGNNPCEGPWFGLSCIDQKVSSIHLKNFNLSGTLSPSIANLDSLARIDLGSNNLTGVIPSNWTNLKSLTLLDLSNNDLSLPVPKFNPSMKLVLTGNPLLQLNPSKPPSPKTSPVAGAPANNPQSPPTTGKKTNPKTGDNNTVVSGEDPAPLSAKRSKNSNIVPIVAPVAGFLSLILLIIPLSIYLCKAKKVNSHQPPTSLVVHPRDPSDSDNTVKIAITNDSNTSIGSGSGSGNTESHVIESGNLIISVQVLKSVTKNFSHENELGRGGFGVVYKGQLHDGTKIAVKRMEAGVISNKALDEFQAEIAVLSKVRHRHLVSLLGYSAEGSERILVYEFMPQGALSRHLFHWKTFELEPLSWKRRLNIALDVARGMEYLHTLAHQSFIHRDLKSSNILLGDDFRAKVSDFGLVKLAPDGEKSVITRLAGTFGYLAPEYAVTGKITTKADVFSYGVVLMELLTGLMALDEDRPEESQYLAAWFWSIRTNKEKLMNAVDPSLNANDETFETISIIADLAGHCTAREPSQRPDMGHAVNVLSPLVEKWKPAENEAEEYCGIDYSLPLTQMVKGWQEAEGKDYSSYVDLDDSKSSIPARPTGFADSFTSADGR from the exons ATGGCAGATCATCAACACCATCACCACCAGATGAAGCTTCTTGTAACTGTAACATTCCTTTATCCTTATCTTGTTTCTCTTGTTTATAGTGCTACAGATCCTGGAGATTTGGCGATTCTTAATCAGTTTAGAAAAGGGTTGAAGAATCCCGAGCTTTTGGAATGGCCCGTTAATGGCGACGATCCTTGTGGGCCACCAAGTTGGCCTCACGTATTCTGTTCTCAAACTAGGGTTTCGCAGATTCAAGTTCAGGGTATGAACTTGAAGGGTGTTTTGCCGAGTAATTTGAATCAATTGTCAATGCTTACGAATTTAGGTCTTCAAAAGAATCAGTTCACCGGAGATTTACCTTCGTTAAATGGGTTGTCGGAATTGAGGTGGGCGTATTTCGATTATAACCAATTTGATTCAATTCCGTCGGATTTCTTCAATGGACTCGACAGTTTAGAGGTTTTAGCTTTGGATAACAACCCTCTCAACGCCACCACCGGTTGGTCAGTTCCGATTGATCTTCAGAATTCCGCCCAATTACAGAATCTTTCATTGATGAGTTGCAATTTAGCCGGACCTTTGCCGGAGTTTCTCGGAGGTATGCAGTCTCTTGGGGCGTTAAAACTGTCGATGAATCGGATTTCCGGTGGAATTCCGGCGACGTTCAACGAATCGGGTGTAAGAATCCTTTGGCTAAATGGTCAATCCGGAGAAGGAATGAGTGGTTCCATTGATGTTATCGGAACGATGACCTCACTCACGAGCTTATGGCTTCACGGGAATCACTTTTCCGGCAAGATTCCTGATTCCATCGGCGATTTGACTGAACTCAAAGAATTCGACGTCAACAGCAATGATCTTATCGGATTAATCCCCGATAGTTTAGCTTCTCTCACATTGGATAAATTGgatttaaataataatcatttcaTGGGTCCAATCCCCAATTTCAAAGCTTCGAATTTCACATATTCATCGAACCAATTTTGTCAACCGGATCCCGGCGTTCCATGTTCACCGGAAACCACCGCGCTTTTGAGCTTTTTGGACGGATTAAATTATCCGGCGAGGCTTGTTTCAACTTGGTCAGGTAATAATCCATGTGAAGGTCCTTGGTTTGGTTTAAGCTGCATTGATCAAAAAGTGAGTTCGATTCACTTAAAAAACTTCAATCTTTCTGGAACTTTGAGCCCTTCAATTGCAAATCTCGATTCTCTCGCTCGAATTGATCTTGGGTCAAACAATTTAACCGGCGTGATTCCATCAAATTGGACGAATTTGAAATCGTTAACTTTATTGGATTTAAGCAACAATGATCTTTCCCTCCCTGTTCCGAAATTCAATCCATCTATGAAACTTGTTTTAACCGGAAACCCTTTGTTACAATTGAATCCGTCGAAACCCCCTTCTCCTAAAACCAGTCCAGTCGCCGGAGCTCCGGCGAATAACCCCCAATCTCCGCCTACAACAGGGAAAAAGACAAATCCAAAAACCGGAGATAATAATACTGTCGTTTCTGGTGAAGATCCTGCTCCTCTGAGTGCTAAACGTTCTAAGAACTCCAACATCGTCCCCATTGTTGCTCCAGTTGCAGGTTTTTTAAGTTTAATCCTTCTAATCATCCCTCTTTCCATCTATTTATGTAAAGCGAAAAAAGTAAACTCGCATCAACCACCAACCTCCCTCGTTGTTCATCCACGCGACCCATCTGATTCCGACAACACAGTCAAAATCGCCATCACCAACGACTCAAACACAAGCATCGGAAGTGGTTCCGGGAGCGGAAACACTGAATCTCACGTAATCGAATCCGGAAACCTAATCATCTCCGTTCAAGTTCTAAAATCCGTAACCAAAAACTTCTCCCATGAAAACGAACTAGGTCGCGGTGGATTTGGGGTCGTTTACAAGGGTCAATTACACGATGGAACAAAAATCGCAGTAAAAAGAATGGAAGCAGGAGTCATAAGCAACAAAGCATTGGATGAATTTCAAGCAGAAATCGCTGTTCTTTCCAAAGTTCGTCATCGGCATCTGGTATCACTTTTAGGGTATTCCGCTGAAGGGTCTGAGAGAATACTTGTGTATGAGTTTATGCCACAAGGGGCTTTGAGTCGCCATTTGTTTCACTGGAAAACCTTTGAATTAGAACCTCTTTCATGGAAGAGACGACTGAATATTGCGTTGGATGTTGCTAGAGGAATGGAGTATCTTCATACTTTAGCTCATCAAAGCTTCATACATCGGGATCTGAAATCTTCGAATATTTTATTGGGTGATGATTTTCGAGCAAAAGTTTCAGATTTTGGATTGGTGAAATTGGCGCCTGATGGAGAGAAATCGGTGATTACTCGTCTTGCTGGGACTTTTGGATATCTTGCTCCTGAATATGCAG TGACAGGCAAAATCACAACAAAAGCTGACGTTTTCAGCTACGGCGTCGTTTTGATGGAGCTATTAACCGGTCTAATGGCCCTAGACGAAGACCGACCGGAGGAAAGCCAGTATTTAGCCGCCTGGTTCTGGTCCATCCGAACAAACAAAGAAAAACTCATGAACGCCGTCGACCCCTCTCTCAACGCAAACGACGAAACCTTCGAAACCATCTCCATCATCGCCGATCTCGCCGGACATTGCACCGCCAGAGAACCCAGTCAGCGGCCGGACATGGGCCACGCCGTCAATGTCCTTTCGCCGCTGGTGGAGAAGTGGAAACCGGCGGAGAACGAGGCGGAGGAGTATTGTGGGATTGATTATAGTCTCCCGTTGACTCAAATGGTCAAAGGGTGGCAGGAGGCTGAAGGGAAGGATTATAGTAGTTATGTCGATCTTGATGATAGTAAGAGTAGTATTCCGGCGAGGCCTACTGGGTTTGCTGATTCGTTTACTTCTGCTGATGGAAGATGA